One stretch of Bosea vaviloviae DNA includes these proteins:
- a CDS encoding glyoxalase superfamily protein — MRSFRDAKLMAKSLRETLAARQIPLSHSETLEIVARQFGYDDWNVLAAKIGEAGVVPAGEGAAADGVSLQMGIPILRIFDIEKAREFYLGFLGFSLDWDHRYGENFPIYMQLSRSGLKLHLSEHHGDASPGSTVFVWMQGVDAYRAELIGKGYAYSKPGIQEEGPGGRMLEVPDPFGNRIRFCEKRA; from the coding sequence ATGCGCAGCTTTCGCGATGCGAAGCTTATGGCCAAGTCTCTTCGCGAGACCCTGGCCGCTCGACAAATCCCGCTTTCCCACTCCGAGACGCTCGAGATCGTCGCCCGCCAGTTCGGCTATGACGACTGGAACGTGCTCGCCGCCAAGATAGGCGAAGCTGGTGTAGTGCCGGCTGGCGAGGGCGCCGCTGCCGACGGCGTCAGCCTGCAGATGGGCATTCCGATCCTGCGGATCTTCGATATCGAGAAGGCCAGGGAGTTCTATCTAGGCTTCCTCGGCTTCAGCCTGGATTGGGACCATCGCTATGGCGAGAATTTCCCGATCTACATGCAGCTCTCGCGCTCCGGTCTGAAGCTGCATCTCTCCGAGCATCACGGCGATGCCAGCCCGGGCTCGACCGTGTTCGTCTGGATGCAGGGCGTCGATGCTTATCGCGCCGAGCTGATCGGCAAGGGCTACGCCTATTCCAAGCCCGGAATCCAGGAGGAGGGGCCGGGCGGGCGCATGCTCGAAGTGCCGGACCCGTTCGGAAACCGCATCCGCTTTTGCGAGAAGCGGGCCTGA